The Acidobacteriota bacterium sequence TGTGGTGTCATTTGATTTCACTGTGACCGACTCCTTCATTCTTAATGCCGCGTGCGAAAATATCCAGATACGTTCTGACGTACTCCTCCGGCTCGAAGTATGCAAACGAATAGGTTGATGAGTGCGCTCTGTTGACAATGCTCCGAAAAGAATACAGAAAGTGACTTATTGCCAGATCAACATTGAGATCGGGACGCAGAGAGCCATCGCTTAGACCGAGATGGAAAATCCTGCGAAGCCCTTCGGCCAATTCGTTGTTTATGGTCTGGAAAGACGCAAATATGTCATCGGTAATCAGTTTTCGATCGATTCCTTTGAAATCCCAGTAGAGCTGTAAACGAATTGAGCTGCGGTGCCGGCAGGTAAACGAATAGAGAGACTCACCCCATTTGATTATCTTTTGAAGTCCAGTGTCCGCCGTGGCCAGTTCCCTTTTCTGTTCGGTCCAGCGGGCTGAAAGATCTTCAATAAGGATCGACAGACTTATCTCGTCTCGGCTCTTGAAGTAGGCATAGAGAGTCCGCCGCGTGTATTCAGCGGCCGAGGCAATATCGTCCATACTGGTATTCTCGATACCTTTTTCATCAAAGAGTTGGCGGGCAGCTTCTAATATGAATTTCTTTCGGATCTCACGTTCGATGGCTTTTCGAGACATTGCGGCGCCTCATTCTCCAGGAAATTACACATAGCGTGCGATATGTTACATCATACGAGTATTGTTGGTTATTGTTTCAAAAAGACCTGGTGATATCTGAT is a genomic window containing:
- a CDS encoding TetR/AcrR family transcriptional regulator, whose product is MSRKAIEREIRKKFILEAARQLFDEKGIENTSMDDIASAAEYTRRTLYAYFKSRDEISLSILIEDLSARWTEQKRELATADTGLQKIIKWGESLYSFTCRHRSSIRLQLYWDFKGIDRKLITDDIFASFQTINNELAEGLRRIFHLGLSDGSLRPDLNVDLAISHFLYSFRSIVNRAHSSTYSFAYFEPEEYVRTYLDIFARGIKNEGVGHSEIK